Part of the Carassius auratus strain Wakin unplaced genomic scaffold, ASM336829v1 scaf_tig00216185, whole genome shotgun sequence genome is shown below.
TCTTTCAATGAACTCAAACATGCATGCAGGTGGCTCATCACAGGAGGCCCCGAGGGACCCTATTGGATGCCAGGCTGCAGTTTGCTGACATCACCTGTCACCATCTTCCCTTTGGGCTTCCACTGAGGTTGGAGCAGTCTGATCCAGAACACCTGTTACTGACATCATCTCTGGGATTTCCAATAGtgattcatacacacacacttacatatcTATATGTTTGTATACAGAAGCTTGATTTATTAAATACTTTGGCTACTTTACCAACTGTTTGCAGCTATGAAGTCGCTGTAAGTGGTATACTCCTAGCTGCgtttaacacattttacattcgttttacttttaaaagtgcaGTTTCCTTATATATTGGCAATTTGAGTAAATATAGGCACTCAACTTTATTTAGCCATTGTGACTAACAGTTAAACGAATGTAATGCAGCCTTTTGTAAAGTAATTCAATTAGCTTGAAAAAAGAGgctttatttattaaactgattATATTTATCAAGATCATTGAGATGGATAATTTCTTTGTTCCTTCTGATTTAAAtttgacaattatttttttaatctttgacttttaaattataaaagttgCGAGGAACATGAGTCAAACGTTGTCACAGTATTTTTAACAGTACAAACATCATAATAATGAAGGAAAGTAGatgtaaagtaataaataataataatatctcaaAATTTGTAGCACAAGGAGTGATTTCCTAGTCTAGTAAGGGTTAAAACAGTGCTTAGAATCAGTAGGCTAAAACTTTTTCTCTATCTCAAATCATCTTGAAAttgaaaaaatgcatcaaattgaATAATCTGAATATGATTACAGTAACATAATTTTGAGGTACTCTCTGTGGTGGATGTGTAGATGTCTTTTACAGGCATCCTACACATCTAAACAGTAAGCTTTCCTAATACTGTGGTTAGAGGTGAAAAAGCCAAAGATTGTCTTACAACTGTTTCCATTTAAATCAAAGATTTGACTAAATATCTGTAGACATAAGACTTAGACATAAACCACTGGGGCTTATAaatgaaaagtaatcaaattatctttaaaaaaaaactacttaaagtttATATTTATCTAGATTGAGGCTGATCATTTCCCAGTTCCTCCGGATTCAGATTTGACATGAATCTGTCTTCCCTCAAGCATGATGTCATGCAATCTTGCAGCCATGATGTCACTTCTGATTTGTCTTTGGCTGTGTTCATTGAGCTGCAGCCGCTCGTCTGGGGACTCATTCTTCTTGCTAGGTGAATCAAACACTGCTCAACATGCATCTAAAGTTTAAGCACCACAGAATGACAAGTAAACAGTTTGGGAAAAAAAGGGAACAGCAAGACCACAAATATGACATGTGAATTCTAAAATTCAAGTTCTAATATCTTCAGTTTAACAGTTTCTTCTGTAGATATTAACAACCAAACTAACAAAAGCTTAATGTCAATTTGTAAGAGACTGTGATCAGGAGCTGCACAGATCTTAGAAATGAATATCAGGAAATACTGTTACAGTACGTGTGTAAACAAGCATTAAGAAATCGCGTACTGTGATATTGTACCAGCAACATTTTGAGCCATTTTACTCCCAGATATGGCAAGTGTGATACGTGTGTTAATGTAGGCCTGTTTGTCATACACAATACTTCTTGCTAAGAGCACAACGGCAGCAACAACATCATGTTTGGCTAGCATTTGGATGACTGACAGAAACCTAACCACACCCTGTTTTAGCAATTGTGGTTTGTTACTAGGAGTCCACGTTACTTCTCGACCAATCAGCATGAAGAGAAGTTGACCTTCTGCTGTGGGTGTATCCCTTCAGGGCAGCCGCTAAAACATATGAATGACTGGGAGATCGTCATGAGCAGCCAATGAGGATGCAGAGCTGCTCTGACCAATCATAGTTGCCATCTGTTCTGCCAGACAGTTACCAAGTCACTGTTACTGTCTAAGTAAGCTGCGGCCACCTGCCATTGGTCGAAAGTGCTGAAATCTCAGCACCTGATTGGCTGAATAAACCCACGCCGTTGCTAGGGAGCTGCACCAATCGTAGTGAGGCCGAAGTCAGCTGTTTGGTTTCTAGGCAGGATTTACTCACAGAGATGTTTTGGCGGGAGAGCGGGGAGGAAGGAGGGGGTGCTGTAGAGTGAAGTGGAGCAtgttatgtgtttatgtgtgtatgtgtttagctCTTCCTCTTGCAGGATCTTTCTGATGCAACATGCAGTTGTGAGGGAGGCGTCTCCTGGGCCTcttgtgattttatattttttttaacggGTCTTTACTATGAAACAAGAACCAATGATGTAGCTGTTGTCACGGAGGCAGTGCCAGCATTTGTTTGCCTCGCTCTCATCTCTCGTTCCTCCCCATCCAAAATTACCTTAGAAACAGAGTCACTTTGAGTCTATTTCAATCCTCTTCCTCTAGTCAGTGATTTGTCTGTACCTCGTCCTCATCTGAAACCATCCCAACATTTTAGCAAACTGAAATCCCTGCCAGCAATGTGTTGGCCTGTACTGACTAGTTAGTATGCAGGCTGTAAACAATCTATTACAAAACAACACATCAATCAACACATTCTGTTGTAGAGTTAACTAGCACAGTCTTTCATATCTAAATTGGCCATTGCAATCTCGCGGTTGAGAAGCATGGTAACAGTGTGCGCAGGAATGCTGAGCCCTGACAGAAAGGATGATGTCATCGCAAGCGAGTGAGAACAGGAAGATTTAGGTGACTCACTTCCCATTTACAAAAGTGCACTTGAACTGAGGCTCAAGCTGAAAACACGCATGcacacaaatgtgaaaaaagcAAATGTGTACAAATGGTTCATAACAGTCACATAAATTCCTCCGTCCAAAAATGTTAACCAAggggaaaaagaaaaacttgaacaGATGTCAAAGACAGTGTATTCGTCCATtacaaaaccataaaaacaaaacaaggtttCCTGTGGATATTTAAGGATATGGACtaccaaaataaatttaaatttcaaaacaaatattcttcatattcagagaattttcatttttggtgggCTAATGGTTAGGTGTGTGTAATTAATAGTGcacaaaaaagtgaaaattaagcACACTGTTGcatgtgtctttctttcttccataaaaacaaaagcttaatatatttatctctctctgtaaCTCTCTATATATTTACACAATGCTTCCAGAAGTATGCAAACTGCCATCTTTCATCTTCCAATTTTCAGGAACATATCATGTTGTGACTTAATATAATTGAAAAGATCTACAAATAATTCTAAAAATCAATAATGaaatctataataaaaataataatgaaaaaacttGCAACTTGGAAAACATTATGTCAGAAATTACATAATTACTTTTTCTAGCTATGCTGTCCATAGAAGTGTGCCTTTCACTCATTTTGATTAGTTTAAAGCACTTTTTAAAGTTGTTCAACAAAagcgtttattttaaataacgtaGGCACTAATCTCAACAGTCTGAACCTACTGAACTTCTGAAATACACCGCTGGTACTCAAAAACAGACTTGACAGGTTCAACACAAACCCTAAACAAAAGGACACCTCCCACTCGAGTAATTACCATAACATGCGACGTAACTGTGGGCGTGGCTTTCTGCGAGCTCGTGTCCAATGCGAACAAGTTGAGCGGAGGGCGCAGAATGAAAGCGGAGCGACTTCGTGATAGTAAATACAAGCAGAGTGAAGACAGAGTAAAAGAGCGCTGACACAACAAGCGGAATAAAAacagcactgacacacacattcAAGCACTGGCGGTGAGTGTCTCTCGTTTCTGTGTATTATTTGCTGCAGTTTCATTATGTATTTTGTGACTTCTTTATTAAGCTACTACAGTTTTAGAACTGAGATGATTCTGTTTTTGTCCTTAAAAAAACTAAGTTTCAGTGATTTGGTCTATGAAAGAGAGTGACAAAAATGTTCAATTACAGAATAAAGAGCATAAGACTGAAATACCCCCAacatgatattctgatttgcacATCTGAAAGTAATAAACTGAAATATCAAAAACTGTCAATcacattattcacatttttatgcaTTCGTTTATACTATGGTGTTACTTGGTCAtatatgctttattttgttttgttttgaattccctgctgaaaaaaaaaaagcctaaaatgATTTGCTCAATAATAAGAGTGGTTGGTCTACAATAGTCTTTCAGCCTGGTCAAGCTGGTTTTCTGTTTGCCCCATGAAACTAAAACCAGCCAACAGACCTGGGTACCCAAGCTGGTAGACCATCTCAGACCAGCAAACCATCTTGGGCTGGTTTTTCAGCAGAGATTAAGAGTGTAATTCTCATTAATAATCATCTGTCCATATGATAATCTCTCTATTaatagaattataatttttaaatgagtATTTGTTCTGATGACTACAGCAGTCATGCTAACAAATTCAGCAAAACAAATGTCTCAAAACTCATCATGCAATCTCTGAATTTGACTAATTTTATTGCAGCTGCCATGTATTATATTAATCTATTCTCCTTGAAAGCATCTGTACTAATCTGTATTGTAACTCTCAGGTGATCAGATTATTCATGAACATTTCATAAACGGATTTGTTTGTTATGATGGTGCAGATATGATTGTTTTCTGGGAAACGGCGGTAGACCGAACCCTTGAGTGCAGGCCTGAAACTTCCCCTCATTTGTATGAGGCTCCTTTGAAATGTTTGTGCACAGACTAAGTCATCTCACTGCTGCACTTTGATGCCAGAAGTTGCATTTTATGAGCTGATCTACTGTCAGATCTTAATTATTCATTGATAAACCAAATAGAACCAAAACCCATCTAGCCCAAAACCCTCAGCCATggttatttgtttttgtgaatgtgGGTGAAATCTCTATGAGATTCAGCGCGCTTGAATTAGGTCAAGTGTTCCTAAACTACACAGATGTGAACTGGAGAGTTGCAGAGAACATGCTATACTTGTGCATAATTTgggatagaaaaataaataagtttatcaacttttcaaaaaacattaagcTTAAGTTGTTTTTGTCCAAAATTGTGCATGCAATCAAATGATCTGGCATTTGGCAATAGGTAcccaataaataaagaaataataagtTCAAATCTTTGATTTTGTTTACTTTATAGCACATTAAGAATTTCTCCATTGTGCTTGTGCTTAATGTCCTGAAGCAAAACAACTGCATTACAAGGCTTCATGTCATATTATGTAATACAGAACGAATGAACAGCATGTGAATTCTCATACAGTTGCACAGAGTGACAGTCTGTGGTATATTTCAGGGCGGTTTTGCTGACTCCGCCGATGGATGATGAGGATGAACAGCTTCCTCACTGCTGTGAAACACCGCTAAGAAACAATAGCTCAGAGAACAGAGACGGGAGAGGTGGAGAGGTGGGACAGACAGCTAACAGACACGAACGCTTTAAAGACAGATCAACACAGACTGCCAGCTCTGTGCTGAATTCAGCGAGAGACAGAGCTATGGCACCATTCCAGGGTTTAGAGAGAGATGCATCATCTCCCTGCAGAGCTGTGGATGCCAGGACTGCATTTGGGGCTAACTGTGGAGCCGGGGGCCTTGCGTCACTTACTATAGCCCCTGGGGCCCCAGAAGGGCCTAGAGCACTTTTCCATGGTAGGGAAACACAATATGCATCATATAGTCATATATGCACACCTGGAATTGAtgcttctaattttttttttttttttaca
Proteins encoded:
- the LOC113097330 gene encoding uncharacterized protein LOC113097330 gives rise to the protein MDDEDEQLPHCCETPLRNNSSENRDGRGGEVGQTANRHERFKDRSTQTASSVLNSARDRAMAPFQGLERDASSPCRAVDARTAFGANCGAGGLASLTIAPGAPEGPRALFHGNAGFRAHFPALFEPILDGTQNTEQDEGRPEEKEDERDIGISVEIQIGRKLREMGDQFQQDHLQLFTQRGQMGLFQLVTTLYNFLFPRETPQNARAQR